The Strigops habroptila isolate Jane unplaced genomic scaffold, bStrHab1.2.pri NW_022045583.1_ctg1, whole genome shotgun sequence DNA segment GCTTCTGGAAGAAGGGGCAAGTTTCTAACTCCCTGCAGCTCCAAGCAGAAACCAGACAGTTGAGAGGATCTGAATGGCCAAAGAGCAAGGGGAGGAGGAAAcctgagagcaatgggaagGGCACATGTCCATACAGTCTGCTGGAAAGATGTCCTTCGACACGGCCATTTGATCAGGAGAGGAGCAAAAACCTTCATGATGCAAAAGACAGTGATGGTAATACAAATACAGGGGAAGATCAAGATTTCTTCTCCTGCCATTAGTGGATTTCCTGGAAATTCCCATTCTGTCTTGGTAGGAAAACACTGGCCTTTCTTGAAAGTCCTCAAGTGATTGATCTGATGGAAATGTGCTTGTCTATTTGTAGATAGACTTTGATCTCCATAGGCATTAACTGATGTTGGCAGTCCTCCAGGCACTGAATCAAAACCATTTGCGTCCTGCACAGAGCTCTGTGTCCCAAACCCTTCCCGGCCCAGGACTCCTCAGTCTTTGCCTCTCCCCACAGGCAACGTGTTCCAGTCCCTGTGTGTCCGGAGGGCCCCTTGCTAAACCCACTCCTGCTTGCCAATAATGTTCCTGAACTGCGGATCTGAAACCTGGATGGAGTATTCCacagcatcccttcccttgttctcctGCCGTGCTCCTGGTCATACAGTccgggatgctgctgtcctcccttgctgccggggcacacgctgcctcctgtgcagctcctgcccacccagacctttgccatgggctgctctcaggcaggcagccccagcctgtgccagtgcaggtgaGTCCCTTGCCCTTGAAGAAACTGGCATTTATCACTCTGGGATTTCCTGGGGCTCTTGCCCATAtgtgctctcctcctcctggagccccttcatTGAGCACAGAGGTCTGAAAGACCTTTTCCATAAATGCAAAGCAGACATTGATTCCCTCAGGCCCACAGGTGTCTGCAGCTTCTTAGTTCACCTcctcacccagcagcacccctgCATTTTCCTCCTCATGTTCTGAAGCTCTTCTCTTTGCTCTTGTTTTGTCGTGCAGGCACCAGCTCCCGGTGAGCTTTGCCTTTCCCAAAGTCACACCTGCACACAAAGGCAATGCACAAAAAACCCTTCTCTGTACCTGTGCTGCTGTCACCCCTTGGCAGCTGCTTCATGGCCCCTATCAGTGCCCTGTCCTGTGAcgtcccagccctgcagcctcaCACATGGTCCCACAGCCCCActgtgcaggcagagcacagcagagggtgCCTTCAGGGTGGGGAACAGTCCCTCTGACAAGATGCACACAGCATTCCTTGGTGCTTTGTCTCCCCATGGTCTCCTTGTTGTGCAGCCTCTCCAAGCTCCTGGAGAGCCCATGTCCCCTGTGGGGCTTCACAGACAGCCCTGCTCCAGGTCTGCCAGGCTCTGGCCAGGAGAGAGGCCGGGCAGGGCTGGCCATTGCCCTGATACAGGCACTGAGCCCAGCAGGAGCATGGAGATGGAGCCACAGCAAAACTCACCCATAAACTGGGGTGAGCAGTCAGGGCTGGAAGTGGCCAGAGAGAAATGGCCAATGGCCGGGTGGTGACAACGGACCTGGGCCACCTCCCTGGTCTGCTCCTGCCACCAAGGGCACAGACCAGCCTCCTCTGTCCTGCACTTGCATGTCTGTGATCCCTTCCACAAGCCCTGGCTCTGCACCACAACGCCCTGGTGTGAGCCCTCACCCTGCGTGGTTATGCAGTACGACACAGACACTGATGTTGTTCTCTGCCAGGTacttcccagcccagcccagctctctccaaGCTCTCCCACCTCCCCTGCCCACTCTGCAGCGCCAATGCTGTCCCCTCAGCAGAGCCCGGTCAGGGCTGgccccacagcagagcacacagcatGATGCTCTGGGCAGTCGCACAAAGCCTCAGCCCCtgtgcagggcacagcagctcctgggggtCAGCGAGGAGCCAGCCCCACAGAGGGGTGAAcatggagggaagaaaggaaagaggcacCCTATGTCCCCTGCAATCCTCCCCAGGACAccctgagagctctgcagcccccccatgccatcccatctccccacacCAGCACAACGGCCCCGGCGCTTGGGGTCCTCCAGagttcttccttctccaggcacagagcagccatcccagagctggagcagccagaaagctgatttcattcccCTTCATTTCTGCCATGTGAGgacacagcacagagaagaagttgctgcaggatcgtttattttgcttaaatacaGTGTGAAACTCCCACTGACACAAAGTCTGTGGGCCAGAGAAGCAGGGTGGATACTGAAGTAGAAGGGAATGAAAAGTGACATTCCTGTGAAGACAAGAACATCGTAaattggaaaaaggaaaactgatgtaaagcaggaaagacagactTGGCCTGTCATGACCTACACTGGGagccctttgcagaggaaagcaggcagtgtaTGGCTGCTGAAAGACATCGAGTCACCAACTTCCTCACAGCACCCCTGAGCTCCTGATTCTTCAGGCTGTAGATGAGGGGgttcactgctggaggcaccacCGAGTacagcactgccaccaccagatccagggatggggaggacatGGAGGGGGGCTTCAGGTAGGCAAAGATGCCAGTGCTGATAAACAGAGAGACCACAGTCAGGTGAGGGAGGCacgtggaaaaggctttgtggcgTCCCTGCTCAGGGGGGAtcctcagcacagccctgaaGATCTGCGCATAGGACCCCACAATGAAAACAGAACACCCAAAGAAGAAACAGGCACCAACCACAAGAAGCCCAAATTCCCTGAGGGAGTCAcctgagcaggagagcttgaggatctgggggatttcacagaagaactgctccacagcattgcctcgGCAGAGGggtagtgaaaatgtattggctgtgtgcagcagagcattgagaaacccagtgccccaggcagctgctgccatgtgggcacaagctctgctgcccaggagggtcccgtagtgcaggggcttgcagatggccacgTAGCGGTCATAGGACATGATGGTGAGAAGGGCAAACTCTGCTGTAAAAAAGAATACTACAAAGAAGACCTGTGCAACACATCCTGTGAAGGAGATGGCTGTGGTGTCCCAAAGGGAACTGGCCATGGATTTGGGAACAGTGGTGGAGATGCAGCCCAGatccaggagggagaggttgagcaggaagaagtacatgggggtgtggaggtgctggtcgcaggctgtgctggtgatgatgaGGCCGTTGcccaggagcacagccagggagatgcccaggaagagccagaagtgccagagctgcagctcccgcgTGTCTgc contains these protein-coding regions:
- the LOC115602892 gene encoding olfactory receptor 14C36-like, translating into MSNGSSITHFLLLPFADTRELQLWHFWLFLGISLAVLLGNGLIITSTACDQHLHTPMYFFLLNLSLLDLGCISTTVPKSMASSLWDTTAISFTGCVAQVFFVVFFFTAEFALLTIMSYDRYVAICKPLHYGTLLGSRACAHMAAAAWGTGFLNALLHTANTFSLPLCRGNAVEQFFCEIPQILKLSCSGDSLREFGLLVVGACFFFGCSVFIVGSYAQIFRAVLRIPPEQGRHKAFSTCLPHLTVVSLFISTGIFAYLKPPSMSSPSLDLVVAVLYSVVPPAVNPLIYSLKNQELRGAVRKLVTRCLSAAIHCLLSSAKGSQCRS